Proteins encoded in a region of the Spiroplasma endosymbiont of Amphimallon solstitiale genome:
- a CDS encoding IS30 family transposase, protein MYKYLTIESIIAIKEYKSYGFSIRKIAKAIDYSKSTVHRVCRLLNQNLLPLEILNKIQKNKQNAGRKLIILTLIEINTINHLLITKNYALDIIANFLKENKIKSISTKTLYNMFKTNRMGFDENNLLRKGKNKPHKQKETRGRINNCKSIHERNLIIPNIKNIEEFGHLEGDTIIGKDHKSSIITLADIWSKTTIPLATKNNKSENITKSIIKFISKLQKGTVKTITFDRGKEFSKWKLIEKNCNVKIYFADPGKPCQRGLNENNNGILRRYLPKSTDLSSYKQKDLNTIAFQINSTPRKSLSYKRPIDLIQLF, encoded by the coding sequence ATGTATAAGTATCTGACTATTGAATCAATAATAGCAATAAAAGAATATAAAAGTTATGGATTTTCGATTCGTAAAATAGCAAAAGCCATTGATTATAGTAAATCAACTGTACATAGAGTTTGTAGATTATTAAATCAAAACTTATTACCATTAGAAATATTGAATAAAATTCAAAAAAATAAACAAAATGCAGGTAGAAAATTAATAATTTTAACTTTAATAGAAATTAATACTATTAATCATTTGTTAATTACTAAAAATTATGCTCTTGATATAATTGCTAATTTTTTAAAGGAAAATAAAATAAAAAGTATTTCAACAAAAACTTTATATAACATGTTTAAAACAAATCGAATGGGTTTTGATGAAAATAACTTATTGAGAAAAGGAAAAAATAAACCTCACAAACAAAAAGAAACTAGGGGCAGAATTAATAATTGTAAGTCTATTCATGAAAGAAATTTAATCATTCCTAATATTAAAAATATAGAAGAATTTGGTCATTTAGAGGGTGATACTATCATTGGTAAAGATCATAAAAGTTCTATTATTACTTTAGCTGATATATGATCAAAAACCACAATTCCTTTAGCAACTAAAAATAATAAATCAGAAAATATTACAAAAAGTATAATAAAATTTATTTCAAAGTTACAAAAAGGAACAGTTAAAACTATTACTTTTGATCGTGGTAAAGAATTTAGTAAATGAAAATTAATCGAAAAAAATTGTAATGTTAAGATTTATTTTGCAGATCCTGGTAAACCTTGTCAAAGAGGTTTAAATGAAAATAATAATGGTATTTTAAGAAGATATTTACCAAAATCTACAGATCTATCTTCATATAAACAAAAAGATTTAAATACTATAGCATTTCAAATTAATTCTACACCCAGAAAATCACTATCTTATAAAAGACCAATAGATTTAATACAATTATTTTAA
- a CDS encoding RsmE family RNA methyltransferase: MECYFTNHKTNNILILDEEDSKHLIKVLCHKINDEIVIIHQEQKYLTKIIEITSVIKCEIIKTVPNSNSELRCKITLVISLLKEQKFDLVIQKAVELGVYQIVPLQLKRCVSVLTRTKAEQKVLRWQNIAKAAAKQSNRNLIPIVTPVVFDLKQLERYRSHLNLVAYENSLETSWISQINNKLSSITIIVGPEGGITKEEIATLTQLNFSNISLGKLILRAETAPLFLMSIINYETSLKS; this comes from the coding sequence ATGGAATGCTACTTTACTAACCATAAAACTAATAATATTTTAATATTAGATGAAGAAGATAGTAAACATCTAATTAAAGTATTATGTCATAAAATTAATGATGAAATAGTTATTATTCATCAAGAACAAAAATATTTAACAAAAATTATTGAAATTACATCAGTTATTAAATGCGAAATTATAAAAACAGTGCCAAATAGTAATTCAGAATTAAGATGTAAAATCACATTAGTAATATCGTTATTAAAAGAACAAAAATTTGATTTAGTCATTCAAAAAGCAGTAGAATTGGGAGTTTATCAAATTGTGCCATTGCAGTTAAAACGATGTGTTAGTGTTTTAACAAGAACAAAAGCAGAACAGAAAGTTTTACGTTGACAAAATATTGCAAAAGCTGCTGCCAAACAATCAAATCGCAATTTAATTCCGATTGTTACACCCGTTGTTTTTGATTTAAAACAATTAGAACGATATCGGTCTCATCTTAATTTGGTTGCATATGAAAATTCATTAGAAACTAGTTGAATTAGTCAAATAAATAATAAATTATCATCAATAACAATTATAGTTGGACCCGAAGGAGGAATCACTAAAGAAGAAATTGCAACTTTAACACAACTTAATTTTAGTAATATTAGTTTAGGAAAATTAATTTTACGTGCTGAAACTGCACCTTTATTTTTAATGTCAATCATTAATTATGAAACAAGTTTAAAAAGTTAA
- a CDS encoding IS30 family transposase has product MYKYLTIESIIAIKEYKSYGFSIRKIAKAIDYSKSTVHRVCRLLNQNLLPLEILNKIQKNKQNAGRKLIILTLIEINTINHLLITKNYALDIIANFLKENKIKSISTKTLYNMFKTNRMGFDENNLLRKGKNKPHKQKETRGRINNCKSIHERNLIIPNIKNIEEFGHLEGDTIIGKDHKSSIITLADIWSKTTIPLATKNNKSENITKSIIKFISKLQKGTVKTITFDRGKEFSKWKLIEKNCNVKIYFADPGKPCQRGLNENNNGILRRYLPKSTDLSSYKQKDLNTIAFQINSTPRKSLSYKRPIDLIQLFWQCLVICVTYKNNYV; this is encoded by the coding sequence ATGTATAAGTATCTGACTATTGAATCAATAATAGCAATAAAAGAATATAAAAGTTATGGATTTTCGATTCGTAAAATAGCAAAAGCCATTGATTATAGTAAATCAACTGTACATAGAGTTTGTAGATTATTAAATCAAAACTTATTACCATTAGAAATATTGAATAAAATTCAAAAAAATAAACAAAATGCAGGTAGAAAATTAATAATTTTAACTTTAATAGAAATTAATACTATTAATCATTTGTTAATTACTAAAAATTATGCTCTTGATATAATTGCTAATTTTTTAAAGGAAAATAAAATAAAAAGTATTTCAACAAAAACTTTATATAACATGTTTAAAACAAATCGAATGGGTTTTGATGAAAATAACTTATTGAGAAAAGGAAAAAATAAACCTCACAAACAAAAAGAAACTAGGGGCAGAATTAATAATTGTAAGTCTATTCATGAAAGAAATTTAATCATTCCTAATATTAAAAATATAGAAGAATTTGGTCATTTAGAAGGTGATACTATCATTGGTAAAGATCATAAAAGTTCTATTATTACTTTAGCTGATATATGATCAAAAACCACAATTCCTTTAGCAACTAAAAATAATAAATCAGAAAATATTACAAAAAGTATAATAAAATTTATTTCAAAGTTACAAAAAGGAACAGTTAAAACTATTACTTTTGATCGTGGTAAAGAATTTAGTAAATGAAAATTAATCGAAAAAAATTGTAATGTTAAGATTTATTTTGCAGATCCTGGTAAACCTTGTCAAAGAGGTTTAAATGAAAATAATAATGGTATTTTAAGAAGATATTTACCAAAATCTACAGATCTATCTTCATATAAACAAAAAGATTTAAATACTATAGCATTTCAAATTAATTCTACACCCAGAAAATCACTATCTTATAAAAGACCAATAGATTTAATACAATTATTTTGGCAATGTTTAGTAATCTGTGTAACTTACAAAAATAACTATGTTTAA